One Setaria viridis chromosome 7, Setaria_viridis_v4.0, whole genome shotgun sequence genomic region harbors:
- the LOC117863701 gene encoding ethylene receptor 2: MVGAARHGIPSVWALLFLSSLLLLPPPAASADFSHCGGCDDADDAGLWATDNILQCQKVSDFLIAAAYFSIPLELLYFATCSDLFPLKWIVLQFGAFIVLCGLTHLITVFTYEPQPNLFHLVLALTVAKFLTALVSFATAITLLTLIPQLLRVKVRENFLMNKARELDREVGMMKRKEEASWHVRMLTQEIRKSLDRHTILYTTMVELSKTLELQNCAVWMPDDSRSEMILTHQLRERDIMDPQNRSIRFHDPDVLEIKATKDAIVLGPESALGVASRSKLEAGPVAAIRMPMLSVSNFKGGTPEVMETSYAILVLVLPNDGSLGWGRRELEIVEVVADQVAVALSHAALLEESQLMREKLSEQHRDLLRAKHEAMRAGEARNSFQSAMYDGMRRPMHSILGLVSMMQQESMNPEQRLVMDAIAKTSSVASTLMNDVMQTSTMNHEHLSLVRRPFNLHSLIKEAVGVVRCLAGCKGVEFEFQVDNSLPERIIGDEKRVFHIVLHMVGTLMNRCNAGCISLYVNSHNEIEERHNQDWMLRRANFSGGYVCVKFEIRIRKSKDYLLSSSSSHISQGSKPNNSEMGLSFNMCKKIVQMMNGNIWSVSDSKSIGETIMLVLQFQLQPVTPVSGASSDLYRSSIPNFKGLRVLLADSDDTNRAVTHRLLEKLGCRVLSVASGVQCMNSFATESSFQLVILDLAMLDMDGFEVALAIRKFSSNSWLPLIVALAARTDDNVRDQCQRSGINGLIQKPVTLAALGDELCRVLQNN; this comes from the exons ATGGTGGGAGCAGCGCGGCACGGGATCCCCTCCGTGTGGGCCCTCCTGTTCCTCTcctccctgctcctcctcccgccgcccgcggcgtccGCCGACTTCAGCCACTGCGGCGGCtgcgacgacgccgacgacgccggcctCTGGGCCACCGACAACATCCTGCAGTGCCAGAAGGTCAGCGACTTCCTCATCGCCGCGGCCTACTTCTCCATCCCGCTCGAGCTGCTCTACTTCGCCACCTGCTCCGACCTCTTCCCCCTCAAATGGATCGTCCTGCAGTTCGGGGCCTTCATCGTGCTCTGTGGCCTCACGCACCTCATCACCGTCTTCACCTACGAGCCGCAGCCGAACCTGTTCCACCTCGTGCTCGCGCTCACCGTCGCCAAGTTCCTGACGGCGCTCGTCTCCTTCGCCACGGCCATCACGCTGCTGACGCTGATACCGCAGCTGCTGAGGGTGAAGGTCAGGGAGAACTTCCTCATGAACAAGGCACGTGAGCTGGACCGGGAAGTGGGGATGATGAAAAGGAAAGAGGAAGCGAGCTGGCATGTGCGCATGCTCACGCAGGAGATACGCAAGTCGCTCGACAGGCACACCATCTTGTACACCACCATGGTCGAACTCTCAAAGACTCTGGAGCTGCAGAACTGTGCTGTCTGGATGCCTGATGACAGCAGGAGTGAGATGATCTTGACACATCAGTTGAGGGAGAGGGATATAATGGACCCACAGAACCGCTCGATCCGGTTCCATGATCCAGATGTCCTTGAAATAAAGGCAACAAAGGATGCAATAGTTCTTGGACCAGAGTCAGCACTAGGGGTTGCTAGCCGAAGTAAACTTGAAGCTGGGCCTGTGGCTGCAATAAGGATGCCAATGTTAAGTGTGTCAAATTTCAAAGGAGGGACTCCAGAGGTCATGGAAACGAGTTATGCTATCTTGGTTCTGGTTTTACCTAATGATGGGTCATTAGGGTGGGGTCGAAGAGAGTTGGAGATTGTTGAAGTAGTTGCTGACCAAGTTGCAGTTGCTCTGTCCCATGCTGCACTCCTAGAGGAGTCCCAGTTGATGAGAGAGAAGCTTTCCGAGCAGCATAGAGACTTGCTGCGGGCAAAGCATGAAGCCATGAGGGCAGGGGAAGCTCGGAATTCCTTCCAGAGTGCCATGTACGATGGAATGCGAAGGCCAATGCACTCGATCCTCGGTCTCGTCTCAATGATGCAACAGGAGAGCATGAATCCAGAGCAAAGGCTTGTAATGGATGCCATTGCCAAAACAAGCAGTGTTGCATCCACACTAATGAATGATGTTATGCAGACATCAACAATGAATCATGAGCACCTGTCTTTGGTGAGGAGGCCGTTCAACCTTCATTCCCTAATTAAAGAAGCAGTCGGTGTGGTCAGATGTCTAGCTGGCTGCAAGGGTGTGGAGTTTGAGTTTCAAGTGGATAATTCTTTGCCGGAAAGGATAATTGGAGATGAGAAGAGAGTCTTCCATATTGTCTTGCACATGGTTGGCACTCTAATGAACCGATGTAATGCCGGCTGTATCTCGCTATATGTCAATAGCCATAATGAGATTGAAGAGAGGCATAATCAGGATTGGATGCTGCGAAGAGCAAACTTCTCTGGGGGCTATGTATGTGTGAAATTTGAGATTAGGATTAGAAAATCCAAAGACTATCTTTTGAGTTCATCAAGCAGTCACATAAGTCAGGGATCCAAACCCAACAATTCTGAGATGGGGCTTAGCTTCAATATGTGCAAGAAGATTGTGCAG ATGATGAATGGTAATATTTGGTCAGTATCAGATTCTAAAAGCATCGGAGAAACCATCATGCTTGTCCTCCAGTTCCAGCTGCAACCTGTGACTCCTGTTTCTGGAGCATCCTCAGATTTGTACCGATCATCAATTCCCAATTTTAAGGGACTCAGAGTCCTTCTTGCAGACAGTGATGACACAAACCGTGCTGTAACTCACAGGCTCCTAGAGAAGCTTGGTTGCCGAGTCCTCTCGGTCGCTTCTGGCGTCCAATGCATGAACTCCTTTGCTACTGAGTCGTCTTTCCAGCTGGTGATTCTTGACCTCGCCATGCTAGACATGGATGGATTTGAAGTAGCTCTCGCCATCAGGAAGTTCAGTAGCAACAGTTGGCTGCCGTTGATTGTTGCCCTCGCTGCAAGAACTGACGACAACGTCCGGGATCAATGCCAGAGGTCAGGAATAAACGGCCTGATCCAGAAACCAGTTACATTAGCTGCACTGGGAGATGAACTGTGTAGAGTCCTTCAGAACAATTGA
- the LOC117863735 gene encoding uncharacterized protein — protein sequence MTMTIATTVTTAVMLAMIAVPYEEPFYGIIPGKGFYPIGRVVLPVTFGTPSNYRTEHLTFEVANFKTSYHVIFGRHMLARFMAIPHHIYLVLKMPAPNGVLSIYGDVETSHKCDTEAVQLAEALEYLAKATAMLAEA from the exons ATGACCATGACGATCGCGACAACCGTGACCACCGCCGTGATGCTCGCGATGATCGCCGTC CCCTATGAAgaacccttctacggcatcatCCCCGGCAAAGGATTCTATCCTATTGGCCGAGTTGTTTTGCCTGTCACCTTCGGCACGCCCAGCAACTACCGTACGGagcacctcaccttcgaggtggccaacttcaagacttcctaccatgtCATCTTTGGCAGGCACATGCTGGCGAGGTTTATGGCGATCCCGCATCATATctacctcgtcctcaagatgccgGCTCCAAATGGTGTCCTCTCCATCTATGGCGATGTCGAGACGTCGCACAAGTGCGATACCGAGGCAGTTCAGCTCGCGGAAGCCCTGGAGTACTTGGCCAAAGCCACCGCCATGCTCGCCGAGGCCTag
- the LOC117863736 gene encoding uncharacterized protein yields MAPEDKIEYEKLAQCSANYVIIDKELYRNTASTGNLVKIITDLGKQFTGSELWDFCQDNLINVYYSSVVHPCYNGQVERANGMVLQSLKSRIFDDASKYANKWLLELPHVIWGLWTQKSRATGYTPFFMVYGSKAVLPSNMAFGTPRI; encoded by the exons ATGGCACCAGAGGACAAGATAGAATATGAAAAATTAGCTCAGTGTAGTGCAAACTACGTCATCATCGACAAGGAGCTCTACAGAAATACTGCATCCACAGGCAACCTGGTGAA gatcatcaccgaccttggCAAGCAGTTCACAGGCTCCGAGCTCTGGGACTTTTGCCAGGACAACCTCATcaatgtgtactactcctcagtagtgCACCCGTGCTACAACGGTCAAGTCGAACGTGCGAacgggatggtcctccagtccctcaagtctcgcatcttcGACGACGCGTCCAAGTACGCCAACAAGTGGCTTCtcgagctaccccatgtcataTGGGGCCTATGGACCCAAAAGAGCCGTGCTACTGGCTACACtcctttcttcatggtctacggctCAAAGGCCGTCTTGCCATCCAACATGGCCTTTGGCACCCCACGCATCTAG